In the Corynebacterium suedekumii genome, one interval contains:
- a CDS encoding TetR/AcrR family transcriptional regulator, which yields MAQGSAPKKSAGSRRRNRPSPRQRLLDSATNLFTTEGIRVIGIDRILREADVAKASLYSLFGSKDALVIAYLENLDEQYRRRWAERTEAMTDAEDKILAFFDLAIAEEPDKDFRGSHFQNASNEYPRPETESELGIIAACMAHRTWMHRTMTDLLTAKNGYPSATQANQLLIFLDGGLAGARFVRDVSPLQTARDLARQMLLAPPADYSI from the coding sequence GTGGCCCAAGGTTCCGCCCCGAAGAAGTCCGCCGGCAGCCGCCGCCGAAACCGGCCCAGCCCCCGGCAGCGCCTGCTGGACTCGGCCACCAACCTGTTCACCACGGAGGGCATCCGGGTCATCGGCATCGACCGCATCCTGCGGGAGGCGGACGTGGCCAAGGCCTCGCTCTACTCCCTGTTCGGGTCGAAGGACGCCCTGGTCATCGCGTACCTGGAGAATCTCGACGAGCAGTACCGCCGGCGCTGGGCGGAGCGCACCGAGGCTATGACCGACGCGGAGGACAAGATCCTCGCGTTCTTCGACCTGGCCATCGCGGAGGAACCGGACAAGGACTTCCGTGGCTCGCACTTCCAGAACGCCTCCAACGAGTACCCGCGCCCGGAGACGGAGTCGGAGCTGGGCATCATCGCCGCGTGCATGGCGCACCGCACGTGGATGCACCGCACCATGACGGACCTGCTCACCGCCAAGAACGGCTATCCCTCGGCGACGCAGGCCAACCAGCTGCTCATCTTCCTCGACGGCGGCCTGGCGGGAGCGCGGTTCGTCCGGGACGTCAGTCCGTTGCAGACGGCCCGCGATCTGGCTCGTCAGATGCTGCTGGCTCCGCCGGCTGATTACTCGATCTAG